The following is a genomic window from Miscanthus floridulus cultivar M001 chromosome 14, ASM1932011v1, whole genome shotgun sequence.
TATGGATGCATGACTCACTCTGGTTTTCCTTCAAATCGCTGCAGTAACTTAGAATCATAGTAGTAATTTTGTGACAGATTGACTTTATTAAAGCTTAGATTAGTGTAGAAAACTTGCATGTATTAACTTCTGGGGTAGCACTGAGAGTTTATTACCATCTGTCACGATGGATGATGAACAGATGGTGACAATTTTGCATATTTTAGTGCAACCTGCAAAGATTCCAAAATTGTTGTGACTAAAGAAACCAGCACCGTGCCAGCTCGGTGGTTCATATGGCTTATTTTAAAATGAACCTCTGCTAGTGAAATGTTGCAGGATCCCACAAGGTGCAGGAAAGGTCCAGGGGTGACCCTAGCACAGCAAGTGACAACACATGCCTCAGATCTTGCTCAAGTTAATTAAGGAGCATTTCTTTACCAGTGCTTTACTTCTGCACATCGATGTTGCTGTGCTAGGCCAATAGAAAATGCCAGCTTTCTTGATAAAGTGTATGCTGCCATGTGTTTTCTTGCTTGATCTGAAGTGTCCTGCATCATGGTCATGGGATCTCAAAACATATAGTTGGGTTCCACACATTTATATCTGGATTTAGACATGGCTTGAAAAACTTTGTTACATCTTGATCCTTGTCTATTACTGGACTGATCTCCTAGTTTAGGCATTTCAAAATCCCTGGACCAGATCAGTTCCTCAAAAGTTCTGGTCCTAGTTCCTTGCCAGGAAGCAAGGCAGTTGACTTTTTAGaagttccccccccccccccccccccccccccccccgctctatATCTTGTCTACATATATCTAtatttttctgaaaaaaaaactGGTACAGGCATGTGCAAATAAATATAAAAAACATAATGTTTGAATACCTGAAATAGCAACCAGCTGTCTCTCAGTTTAGGTGAACATACTTCATAGACATCACAGGCTTAAATCATGCTACTAATATAATATGTGTGATGTGTTAGCTTCACTATATTCTCTTGATGTACACATTTTAGTATTTATTTCCGATTTCTAAGGACTTCCCATTCCAAATCTGCTGTTTGGTTTTAATTTCATTGAACATCCAGTACGAGAGTAGGAGCAGGTTGTAACTTTTTTAGAAAAGGGTATTTGCACTACATGCACTATGTCAATCTTGTTTCAGTGTCAATTGCCATTCTCTCATTATTGTACTCTATGCTGTTCTGTGCATATGAACAATCCACTTATGGGGACAATTCTTGGTCCATTTCAGGTGACAAATGTGATTTCCAGCCGGAGCTCGGTTTCCTTCCAGAGCTACAGGATGACTTCTGTATCCATCCGTTCAAGACCAAGTTCTCTTCGGTTTAAGATTTGCTGTTCGGTATGCATCATTTTATTCTTTGTTGCTAGCAACACTTGTTCTGGTTCTAAAAGTGTTTGGTGGATAAAGAAACAACCTATTTGTAGTAGCTGTTCATATTTCTCATGGTTACCTTCATTCACTAACATCATACAAGATACTATAAGTAAATTAAATTCTTTGTATagttagcaaaaaaaaaaggaattatTTAGTTATTTGTTATAGAAAGTacaagaagggcgggcctggtgcaagcagtagagtcttaccgtctgtgaccggaaggtcccgggttcgagtcacggtctccttgcattgcataggcgagggtaaggcttgccactggcacccttccccagaccccgcatagagcgggagctctctgcactgggtacgcccttttatagAAAGTACAAACTACTAGATAGTGTGAAGAGTGTGACCTGGTTCTTGACAGCTATATGCCTGTTTCTGAGATTGTCGGCATGCGCTTACTGTACTGTCGTACGGTTGTGAAGTAGTAACATCTTTTTGAAGAGCGATCTGAAATATCATCATTCTCTGGTTTATTGATTAGGCTAAGAAAGAGACAGTTGACAAGGTTTGTAGTATAGTGAAGCAGCAGCTGGCTCTTCCCGATGGGACTGCTCTCACTGGCGAATCAAAATTCGCTGAACTTGGTGCTGATTCACTGGATACGGTAATCCCTCTGTATCAAAATTGACTGTAGCTCCCAAAAAAAATAGCAGCATTTTAACATCGCCAACTTTCTCCTGCAGGTTGAGATTGTGATGGGCCTGGAGGAGGCATTCAACATAACTGTCGACGAAACAAGTGCACAGGACATTGCAACGGTGCAGGATGCCGCGGACCTTATTGAGAAGCTTATGCTGGAGGCACCTCCGAAGGTCGTCTAGATCCGTCAACCTTGTGATCGACGACTTTGCATTCGATCTCTGTTCTATGTTAAATTGTTCATGTTACCTTCTTTCTTGTTGATTCAAGATGAGATTTTGTATTGATGTTGCTGAGGTAAATTAGATGCTCCGTCAACATGATGCAGATGAAGACAAATGTATTCCACTTTCCATTTGTATGTTGTACTATTATAGAGAAACCAATGAACTGTTATGAAGAGTCACTGCTACTATTGCTTTTGATTTTTGGGAAGTCACACACATGAAAGTCTGTATCAGATGCAGTAATTGTTGAGCTTGGGATGCAGATTTGCAAATACCAGGTTGTCAGGTGCTTCCCCATGATATTGTTAACTGCAACCACAAGCTTTAATGAATTTTCAGCTTTGTGGTTGCTCGATAACAACTTGAGTTATAAATCAGATTAAAGACAGGATTAAGAACAAAGTTTCCAATGAGAGAAAACTAGGGCTAATGGAATACATTAAAAATAATTTAACCCATCTGGGAAATTTTACTGTTACCTATAAAATCATCATGATATCATTACAAAATTTCAACTTCCAGCGAAGAACTGTAGCATCGGGCGCAAATTGTCACGGGAGAACAGTGTCACTCAACTTCCGAAGGATCCAGCACGGAAGGAAGCTTGGAAGGTGACAGTCTGGATTTGAAACAAATGAAATCCACAATTTTCCCCTGAAGAACGCAAACCACTGAAAAGTATAgacaatattttaaaaaaaaaagaaaaagaaaagagagaaaaatgtcatcttctacctccttGGCTGCCCTTCTCCTCCATGGCCGCCCCCATTCCCCTTCCCCTCCAAAAGCGCAACTTTTCGTAGCTCTCCCCAACAACCCTACCCGATTCCCGGCCTCCGCCTCCGTCCGGGCCGCCTATCCTCCCCGGTGGCCTCTCCGAGCCGCCGGCGGGGAGCAGGACAGACGCGTGCAGGAGCTGAGGGTGCCCGATTCTTGGCTGACGCCTGCAGGAGCAGCGCAGGTTCGGTCCCAATTTGGTCTTTTCTCTGAATTTTTCCACCGATTCTTTTCGCAGCCTCGTGGTGGTTGCTATAGCTCCCCCTCCAGTTCTTAGGTACTGGTATTCTGGTAAACAATCTAGGGTAGTAGTGTTGAACAGACTACGCTCAAGGGGCAGATTGATGCCTCTCACTTCAAATGAAATTTGCAGGGGTTATGTTGTAGGATGATAGTATACCGTCACATCAAACCATCGTGCACGGCTCAGTTCGTGCTGTTCATGTGTCTAGACTCCAGACTTCATATACCTGTGTGTATGTGTCACTGTGTCTTGGGTTTCTGGCTGCTCACATTTGCCCCCTTATCAGGCCATGTCAATGTCTCTTGGGATGTCTCAATTCACGGTGTGGATGGGGAAAGTCGAAGCTAGAAACCATATGGCCACATTGCATTAGAATCAGTTGACAGAACTTACTATTTCATTGCACATGCACAATATAACTTTCAGTAACTGAACTCAAGTAGAATGTTGCAGTGCTCATAAGTGAAGGCGTTTATGTGCTTTTCTTTGAATGATGATGCTTCAAAGTTCAAATCCTTGTTCTGGAGAGGCGCTTATACAACAAAACTCGATTTTTTCTTAACTAAAAGCCTATCGTGCAGTCATGAAACTAACATCCTTTGtgtttttttctcaaacacacgGAACTAACATGCTTTGTAATAGCACACAAAGGAGAAAAAAAAGGACTATGAATTCCTGTCTGCCTGATCATGGATTATATGGAACTTAAGCAGCAAAACTTGGACTTTTTTTTCTGAACTAAAAGCCTACCGTGCAGTACCGAAACTAACATGCTTTGTTTTTTTACTCGAACACACAGAACTGACGTGCTTTGTAATAGCACACAAAggaaaaaaggaaacaaaaaaaaaaaagattacctATTCCCGTCTGCCTGGTCATCATGGGTTATATGGAACTTAGGCACTGCTACGAATTCAGAATCCCTGAGGAACTTACCTCCATTTTGTGATGATCATCACCAGGAATCTGAATGGCTGAGGGAGACACTACACAAGTGGCTCGACGACGAGTACTGCCCAGAGCCGTCCAACGTGAACATCAGCAGCACCGCCGCAGGGTCGTACCGTGAGTCCCTGATAGCGGGGCAGTCTGACCTGGGAGAGATCTTGCTGAAGATGGTGGGCGACCTGGATAAGCTGTCGTACAAGGAGAGCTTCCATGGCCCCTTCTCGGCCGCCAACGCTGC
Proteins encoded in this region:
- the LOC136504240 gene encoding acyl carrier protein 1, chloroplastic-like isoform X1 — encoded protein: MAHSLAASFSPAAARRQDPTRCRKGPGVTLAQQVTTHASDLAQVTNVISSRSSVSFQSYRMTSVSIRSRPSSLRFKICCSAKKETVDKVCSIVKQQLALPDGTALTGESKFAELGADSLDTVEIVMGLEEAFNITVDETSAQDIATVQDAADLIEKLMLEAPPKVV
- the LOC136504240 gene encoding acyl carrier protein 1, chloroplastic-like isoform X2, which encodes MAHSLAASFSPAAARRQVTNVISSRSSVSFQSYRMTSVSIRSRPSSLRFKICCSAKKETVDKVCSIVKQQLALPDGTALTGESKFAELGADSLDTVEIVMGLEEAFNITVDETSAQDIATVQDAADLIEKLMLEAPPKVV
- the LOC136504239 gene encoding uncharacterized protein; translated protein: MSSSTSLAALLLHGRPHSPSPPKAQLFVALPNNPTRFPASASVRAAYPPRWPLRAAGGEQDRRVQELRVPDSWLTPAGAAQESEWLRETLHKWLDDEYCPEPSNVNISSTAAGSYRESLIAGQSDLGEILLKMVGDLDKLSYKESFHGPFSAANAAVRLITQRMEESLPDE